One region of Trichosurus vulpecula isolate mTriVul1 chromosome 1, mTriVul1.pri, whole genome shotgun sequence genomic DNA includes:
- the SLC5A5 gene encoding sodium/iodide cotransporter, producing MEAWVPERPTFGFWDYGVFGLMLLVSTAIGLFFGLARGGQKTAEDFFTGGRQMGAVPVGLSLAASFMSAIQVLGVPAEAYRYGLKFLWMCLGQMLNTLLTAYLFLPVFYRLGLTSTYQYLELRFSRCVRLCGTIQYVIATMLYTGIVIYAPALILNQVTGLDIWASLLSTGAICTFYTTVGGMKAVIWTDVFQVFVMLSGFVAILTQGTLLVGGVQRVVDIAHNHSRINLFDFDLDPRRRYTFWTFVVGGTLVWLSMYGVNQAQVQRYVACRSEREARLALLINQTGLFLIVGSAATCGVIMFALYRDCDPLQAGHISAPDQYVPYLVLDIFQDYPGVPGLFLACAYSGTLSTASTSINAMAAVTVEDLIKPRLPNLSPRKLTLISKGLSLIYGSACLMVAALSSLLGGGVLQGSFTVMGVISGPLLGAFILGMFIPACNTAGVFSGLGAGLLLSFWVAVGSTLYPPSPQTMGVLPTFTDHCELYNATEGLNITMITGTLPPRTISSPGDRTTIADDFYAISYLYYGALGTLTTVLGGVLVSYLTGPTKRNDLGPGLLWWDVMKQMSSVAPMAQSMPLEDGLSNSKDSKEYPHEVKKPPGSPSFWLLQKEAEESNLLRETDI from the exons ATGGAGGCCTGGGTCCCTGAGCGGCCTACCTTTGGCTTCTGGGACTACGGTGTCTTTGGTCTCATGTTGCTGGTCTCCACGGCTATCGGACTCTTCTTTGGGCTGGCCCGGGGTGGGCAGAAGACCGCAGAAGACTTCTTCACAGGCGGACGGCAGATGGGAGCTGTGCCCGTGGGCCTCTCGCTGGCAGCCAGCTTCATGTCGGCTATCCAGGTGCTGGGAGTGCCTGCGGAGGCTTACCGTTATGGACTCAAATTCCTCTGGATGTGCCTGGGTCAGATGCTCAACACCCTCCTGACTGCCTACCTCTTCCTCCCTGTCTTCTACCGCCTGGGCCTCACCAGCACATACCAG TATCTGGAGCTGAGATTTAGCCGTTGTGTTCGTCTGTGTGGCACCATCCAGTATGTCATCGCCACG ATGCTATACACAGGAATTGTCATCTATGCTCCTGCCCTGATTCTCAACCAAG TAACAGGGCTGGATATCTGGGCATCTCTCCTTTCGACCGGTGCCATCTGCACCTTTTACACCACTGTG GGAGGCATGAAGGCCGTCATCTGGACAGATGTCTTTCAGGTGTTTGTGATGCTCTCCGGGTTTGTAGCCATCTTGACCCAGGGCACGCTTCTGGTTGGTGGTGTCCAGCGGGTGGTGGACATTGCCCACAATCACTCCCGGATCAATCTGTTTGA CTTTGACCTGGACCCAAGGAGACGCTACACCTTCTGGACTTTTGTGGTGGGGGGCACACTGGTGTGGCTGTCCATGTATGGGGTGAACCAGGCCCAGGTCCAGCGCTACGTGGCCTGCAGGAGTGAGCGGGAGGCCAGACT AGCACTGCTGATCAACCAGACGGGTCTCTTCCTCATTGTGGGCAGCGCAGCCACCTGTGGTGTCATCATGTTTGCCCTGTACAGAGACTGTGACCCACTTCAGGCTGGGCACATCTCTGCTCCTGACCAG TACGTGCCCTACCTGGTGCTAGACATCTTCCAGGATTACCCCGGTGTTCCTGGACTCTTCCTTGCCTGTGCTTATAGTGGTACCTTAAG CACGGCATCCACCAGCATCAATGCCATGGCCGCTGTCACTGTGGAGGATCTGATCAAACCCCGGCTACCAAACCTCAGCCCTCGAAAACTGACTCTGATCTCCAAGGGGCTGT ctcTCATCTATGGTTCAGCCTGTCTGATGGTGGCTGCCCTGTCCTCCTTGCTCGGAGGTGGTGTCCTTCAG ggGTCTTTCACTGTTATGGGTGTGATCAGTGGTCCGCTGCTTGGAGCCTTCATCCTGGGCATGTTCATTCCAGCCTGCAACACTGCA GGTGTCTTCTCGGGCCTGGGTGCAGGCCTTCTACTCTCCTTCTGGGTAGCCGTGGGGTCCACCCTGTATCCCCCAAGCCCACAGACCATGGGTGTGTTACCTACGTTCACAGATCACTGTGAACTCTACAATGCCACTGAGGGCCTAAATATCACCATGATCACGGGGACCCTTCCGCCAAGGACTATTTCTTCCCCAGGAGACAG GACCACTATTGCTGATGACTTCTACGCCATCTCCTACCTGTACTATGGGGCCCTGGGCACACTGACCACAGTGCTGGGCGGCGTCCTTGTCAGCTACCTGACAG GCCCCACCAAACGTAATGACCTGGGTCCTGGCCTTCTGTGGTGGGATGTCATGAAACAGATGTCCTCTGTGGCCCCCATGGCTCAGTCGATGCCCCTGGAGGATGGCTTGTCTAATTCCAAG GATTCCAAAGAGTACCCACATGAGGTGAAGAAGCCCCCAGGCTCCCCATCTTTCTGGCTGCTccagaaagaggcagaggaaagcaACCTGCTTAGGGAAACTGACATCTAA